A region of uncultured Carboxylicivirga sp. DNA encodes the following proteins:
- a CDS encoding citrate (Si)-synthase, with product MDHIKQKIIEIGRPKAETVKKLTKEYGDKVIQEVTLGQVLTGMKGVVSLLTCTSKLDPEEGIRFRGYTIPQLQELLPKMHQDGEPLPEGLFYLMLTGELPTKEDVNFISNQWAQRAMGIPPHVFDVINALPKDAHPMIQFNTAILAMSTESQFRKAYLAGMDKKDYWDPTYEGVMDLIARLPVIAAYIYRRVFHNENYIEMDPSLDWAGNLAHMMGYEDVEVKRLMRLYMLIHADHEGGNVSAHATHLVGSALSNPYYSFSAGMNGLAGPLHGMANQNVMHWINKMLRDIGDENPSEEQIRQYAETTLSQGQVIPGYGHAVLRKTDPRFTVQLEFAKKYIPDAPLIQLVEKIYNVVPDILSSTGKVKNPWPNVDAISGSLLSSYGITEYPIYTVLFGVSRALGVLTQLIWDRLYGLPIERPKSQNLAWYMNKVNYQE from the coding sequence ATGGATCATATTAAACAAAAAATCATTGAAATAGGCCGCCCAAAAGCAGAAACTGTAAAGAAGCTTACTAAGGAATATGGCGATAAAGTAATTCAGGAAGTTACCCTCGGTCAGGTTTTGACCGGAATGAAAGGAGTAGTTTCATTATTAACCTGTACTTCAAAGTTGGATCCTGAAGAAGGGATCCGTTTTAGAGGTTATACAATTCCTCAGTTACAGGAATTGTTACCCAAGATGCACCAGGATGGAGAGCCATTGCCAGAAGGATTATTTTATCTGATGCTTACGGGTGAATTGCCAACGAAGGAGGATGTTAACTTTATTAGTAATCAATGGGCACAGCGTGCCATGGGAATTCCACCTCATGTGTTCGATGTGATTAATGCTTTGCCAAAGGATGCTCACCCAATGATTCAGTTTAATACTGCAATCCTGGCTATGTCAACCGAATCACAATTTCGTAAGGCATATCTGGCCGGGATGGATAAAAAAGATTACTGGGATCCAACCTACGAAGGAGTAATGGATTTAATAGCTCGCCTGCCTGTTATTGCGGCATATATTTATCGTAGGGTATTTCATAATGAGAATTACATCGAAATGGACCCAAGCCTTGATTGGGCTGGTAATTTAGCTCATATGATGGGATACGAGGACGTGGAAGTTAAGAGATTAATGCGATTATATATGTTGATTCATGCCGACCATGAAGGAGGTAATGTTTCAGCACATGCAACTCATTTAGTTGGTTCTGCATTATCCAATCCGTATTATAGTTTCTCTGCCGGAATGAACGGATTGGCTGGTCCTTTGCATGGAATGGCTAATCAGAATGTGATGCATTGGATAAATAAAATGCTACGTGATATTGGAGATGAGAATCCAAGTGAGGAACAAATCAGACAATATGCTGAAACAACTTTAAGTCAGGGACAAGTTATTCCTGGTTATGGACATGCTGTACTTCGTAAAACAGATCCTCGTTTTACAGTACAGTTAGAATTTGCTAAAAAGTATATCCCTGATGCACCATTGATTCAGTTAGTGGAGAAGATCTATAACGTTGTGCCGGATATATTATCTTCAACCGGTAAGGTTAAGAATCCATGGCCAAATGTTGATGCCATTAGTGGTTCTTTGCTTTCATCATACGGAATAACTGAATATCCGATATATACCGTATTATTTGGTGTTTCAAGAGCTTTGGGAGTATTAACTCAGTTAATATGGGATAGATTGTACGGACTACCAATTGAAAGACCAAAATCTCAGAATCTTGCCTGGTATATGAATAAGGTTAATTATCAGGAATAA
- the eno gene encoding phosphopyruvate hydratase, with protein MGQITNIHAREILDSRGNPTVEVEVTVENEVIGRAAVPSGASTGEHEALEMRDGDKGRYLGKGVLNAVKNVNEVIAPELIGMSVFEQVKIDNKMLEMDGTKTKSKLGANAILGVSLACARAAAEYLGMPLYRYIGGTNAVTLPVPMMNIINGGSHSDATIAFQEFMIRPVGAASFREGLRMGAEVFHALAKVLKSKGLSTAVGDEGGFAPMLGGTEEAIDSILTAITNAGYKPGRKEDGGDVSIAMDCASSEFYKEGVYDYSIFEPNGAKRTSAEQAAYLADLVAKYPIDSIEDGMDENDWDGWVALNAAIGDKCQLVGDDLFVTNVDYLKKGIELGAANSILIKVNQIGTLTETLNAIEMAHRAGFTSVTSHRSGETEDSTIADIAVATNSGQIKTGSLSRSDRMAKYNQLLRIEEELGETAIYGYAKVQKK; from the coding sequence ATGGGACAAATTACTAACATTCACGCCCGCGAAATCCTTGATTCACGTGGTAATCCTACTGTTGAAGTAGAAGTAACTGTTGAAAATGAAGTTATTGGTCGTGCTGCTGTACCATCAGGAGCTTCTACCGGAGAGCATGAAGCTCTTGAAATGCGTGACGGTGACAAAGGTCGTTACCTGGGTAAAGGTGTGTTGAATGCAGTAAAAAATGTTAACGAGGTAATTGCTCCTGAGCTTATTGGAATGAGCGTATTTGAGCAAGTTAAAATCGATAACAAAATGTTGGAAATGGATGGCACTAAAACCAAAAGTAAATTAGGTGCTAATGCTATCTTAGGTGTTTCTTTGGCTTGTGCTCGTGCTGCTGCTGAGTATCTTGGAATGCCATTGTACCGTTACATCGGTGGAACAAATGCTGTAACTCTTCCTGTTCCAATGATGAACATCATCAACGGTGGTTCTCACTCTGATGCTACTATCGCTTTCCAGGAATTTATGATTCGCCCTGTTGGAGCTGCTTCATTCCGCGAAGGTTTGCGTATGGGTGCTGAAGTATTCCATGCTTTAGCTAAAGTATTGAAAAGCAAAGGTCTTTCTACTGCAGTAGGTGACGAAGGTGGTTTCGCTCCTATGTTAGGTGGTACTGAAGAAGCTATTGATTCTATCTTAACAGCTATCACTAACGCTGGTTATAAGCCAGGACGTAAAGAAGATGGTGGTGATGTTTCAATCGCTATGGACTGTGCTTCTTCTGAGTTTTACAAAGAAGGAGTTTATGATTACAGTATTTTCGAACCAAACGGTGCTAAACGTACATCAGCTGAACAAGCTGCTTATTTGGCTGATTTGGTTGCAAAATACCCAATCGATTCTATCGAAGACGGTATGGATGAAAATGACTGGGACGGATGGGTTGCTTTGAATGCAGCTATCGGTGATAAGTGTCAGTTGGTTGGTGACGATTTATTTGTTACTAACGTTGATTACTTGAAAAAAGGTATCGAGTTGGGAGCTGCTAACTCAATCCTGATTAAAGTTAACCAGATTGGTACTTTAACTGAAACACTAAACGCTATTGAAATGGCTCACCGTGCTGGATTTACTTCAGTTACTTCTCACCGTTCAGGTGAAACTGAAGATTCAACTATCGCTGACATTGCTGTTGCTACAAATAGTGGACAAATCAAAACTGGTTCATTAAGCCGTTCTGACCGTATGGCAAAATATAACCAATTACTTCGTATCGAAGAAGAATTAGGTGAAACTGCAATTTACGGATACGCTAAAGTTCAAAAGAAATAA